Genomic segment of Streptomyces alboniger:
TCCAGCGCACGCCCGTGCGCAGGCCGGACCGCAGCACCTGGCGGGCACGGCCGACCACGCCGGGGCCTCCGTTCCTACCCCCGTTCATACACGTCCCTCGCGTTCGCGGCCCTTGAGGCGGCGCCGTACACCGATCGTCACGCGCCCGCTCACGCCTTGAGCTTGTATCCGAAGCCGCGGACCGTCTCGATGCGGTCCTGACCCACCTTCGTACGCAGCCGCTGCACATGGACGTCGACGACGCGGGTGTCGCCGCCCCAGCCGTAGTCCCAGACCCGCTCAAGGAGCTTGTCGCGGGACAGGACGGTGCCGGGCGCGGACGAGAACTCCAGGAGCAGGCGCATCTCGGTCGGCGTCAGCGCGACGGGGGCGCCGCCCCTGCGGACCTCCATGCCCTCCGTGTCGATCTCCAGATCGCCGAAGTGCAGCACGCCGCCGTCCGCCGACGCGCGCTCGTCCGCGGTGTTCGAGGCCGAGGCGGGGCCGCTCGCGTGTCCGAAGCGGCGCAGGACCGCGCGGATGCGGGCGACCAGGACGGCCCCGTCGAACGGCTTGGTCACGTAGTCGTCGGCGCCCGCCTCCAGACCCAGCACCACGTCGATGGAGTCGGCGCGCGCCGACAGCATGATCACCGGGACGGTCGACTCGTCACGGATGCGGCGGCACAGCGAGACACCGTCCAGGCCCGGCACCATCACGTCGAGCAGCGCGATGTCCGGCCGGTTCGCGCGGAACGCCTCCAGGCCCGCCAGACCGTCGGGCATGGCCGTCACCGCGAAGCCGTCGCGCTCCAGGGCGAGCTGGGTGGCCTCACGGATGACGTCGTCGTCCTCGACGAACAGGACATGGGTCTGCTCTGCCATCGGATGCTCTCAGTCCTTCTCGGTGCGTCGTACGTCGTACGTCGTACGTCGTGCTCGGTGCTCGGTGCTTGGTCCGCAGTGCTCAGTACTGTGCTCAGTACTCGTGTGTCCTTGAGGCCCGGTCGTCAACCGGCCGCCGGCGCGGGTTCCTCGCCGCCCACCGCGTTGCTGAAGTCGTTGCGCGTGCGTCCCGTCTCGGTGAAGCGGTTCGACGACCAGCGGTACGAGATCACTTCCTCGCCGGAGGGGTAGTCCACCGAGTCGCCCTCCTCGTACAGCTGTTTGGTCACGACCAGTTCGCCCCGGTCGATCTCGGTGTAGACGGAAGCCGGTTCCTCGGCCGTGAAGACATTCTCGTACCTGCCGCCCTGGGCGCGATACACATAGCTGCCGATGCCGACGGCGTCCGCGCAGGTCAGTACGTTCACCACGACATCGGCGGCGGATCCGCCGGTCAGGTTCCCGTACGACACGTCGACCGGGTACGTCTTGCCCGCGCAGGGCTTCAGATCCCGCTTCACGGCCGGGCTGACCTTCGGGTCCTCCTTGACGAGCCGCACCGCGTCGATCTTCTTCGGCACGGGGACCGAGGACGACGGGGAGGGCGAGGAGGACACCACGCGCTCGCTGCGGGCCGGTCCCTCGACCCGCGCGCCGGAACCGCCCGTCGAACAGGCGGAGAGCAAAAGGCCGACGGCGGCGAGTCCGGCCACCGCCGTACTCGCCGCCCGCACGCTTCTCGTGGCCCGAGGGCCTAGGCCGCGCAACGCTCCCGCTCCTCACGTTCGAGCGCGCGTGCGACCAGTTCCTCGCGGTCCCGGCTCTCCAGCTCCTGGCGGAGGCGGGCGAGCGCCCGGTGCAGCGTGCTCTTGACCGTTCCTGCCGACATGCCGAGTGCGGCGGCCGTCTCCTCTGTGGACATCTGCTCCCAGTGTCGCAGCACGACGACGCTGCGCTGCTTGGGTGCGAGCACCTTCATGATGTCCATGAGCAGAGCGCGGTCCGCGTGCTGTTCGGTGGAGTCTTCCACGCTCGCGTCGGGCAGCTGCTCGGTAGGCACCTCTTCGAGCTTGCGCGCCCGCCACCACTCCGTACGCGTATTGATCATGACGCGGCGCAGATAGGCGTCCGCGAGCCGCTTGTCGGCTATGCCGTCCCAACGGCCGTACGTGCGTACGAGTGCGGTCTGCAACAGGTCCTGGGCGTCCACGGGGTCGGGAACCAGGCGCCGGGCACTGCGCAGCAGGGCATCCTGCCGAGTGCGGACGTACTCTTCGAACTCGAGCACCTCGCCGTGCGCCATATCAAACCGCCTCCGTTCCATCCCCATTGCCGACCGCGGCCCCTGCCTGTGCGGTACAGGTAAGAAGCTACGTAGGCCGTGTCACGGGGTTGTGCGGAGCAGCCAGCGGAGGGCGCACGGCTGTGCGTAGGTTGTGTAACAGAAGTAGGACGCGCGTAAACGCCTGTGCGTCAGGTCATCGGCAGACGG
This window contains:
- a CDS encoding SigE family RNA polymerase sigma factor yields the protein MAHGEVLEFEEYVRTRQDALLRSARRLVPDPVDAQDLLQTALVRTYGRWDGIADKRLADAYLRRVMINTRTEWWRARKLEEVPTEQLPDASVEDSTEQHADRALLMDIMKVLAPKQRSVVVLRHWEQMSTEETAAALGMSAGTVKSTLHRALARLRQELESRDREELVARALEREERERCAA
- the cseB gene encoding two-component system response regulator CseB; translated protein: MAEQTHVLFVEDDDVIREATQLALERDGFAVTAMPDGLAGLEAFRANRPDIALLDVMVPGLDGVSLCRRIRDESTVPVIMLSARADSIDVVLGLEAGADDYVTKPFDGAVLVARIRAVLRRFGHASGPASASNTADERASADGGVLHFGDLEIDTEGMEVRRGGAPVALTPTEMRLLLEFSSAPGTVLSRDKLLERVWDYGWGGDTRVVDVHVQRLRTKVGQDRIETVRGFGYKLKA